A stretch of Gambusia affinis linkage group LG10, SWU_Gaff_1.0, whole genome shotgun sequence DNA encodes these proteins:
- the LOC122839005 gene encoding kallikrein-6-like isoform X2: MKSLGYFLLLIILSCLAQTVRGNEIIHGKKVQDDSMQYMVSVQTNEGHVCGGFLISEEYVVTAAHCGGDELKYVLLGDHNLKSSKIKKVGVNSTCKPSDYVSLQYGKDIMLLRLSGNVLLNNDVKTVPLPLSKITLSDNQECSVAGWGKTEYSDHSNELRMANVLIINQQTCREQWGNNLPHNVICAGGFGIDKGFCQGDSGGPLVCNGRAVGVVSFNRGFICRYPDVPNVYTDISKYLHWINKVVNEKKCV, encoded by the exons ATGAAGAGTCTGGGTTATTTCCTGCTGCTCATCATTCTGTCATGTCTCGCACAAACTG TCCGTGGGAATGAGATTATACATGGGAAAAAAGTCCAAGATGACTCGATGCAGTACATGGTCTCAGTGCAAACCAATGAAGGTCACGTATGTGGAGGATTTCTGATCAGTGAGGAATATGTGGTCACTGCAGCACACTGTGGTGGAGA tgaacTGAAATACGTTCTTCTGGGAGACCACAACCTCAAGAGTTCAAAGATAAAGAAAGTGGGAGTTAATTCCACATGCAAACCCAGTGATTATGTGAGCCTACAATATGGCAAAGACATCATGCTTCTTCGA cTCTCTGGGAATGTTCTTTTAAACAATGATGTGAAAACAGTCCCCCTTCCTTTGTCTAAAATAACCTTAAGTGATAATCAAGAATGCTCTGTCGCTGGATGGGGTAAAACTGAGTACAGCGATCACAGTAACGAACTGAGAATGGCGAACGTGTTAATCATAAACCAACAAACCTGCCGGGAGCAGTGGGGAAATAACCTTCCCCACAATGTGATCTGTGCTGGTGGATTTGGCATAGATAAAGGATTTTGTCAG GGTGATTCTGGTGGCCCTCTGGTGTGCAATGGGAGAGCTGTTGGTGTCGTGTCTTTCAACAGAGGTTTCATCTGTCGCTACCCGGATGTACCCAACGTCTACACGGATATTTCCAAATATCTTCATTGGATCAACAAAGTtgtgaatgaaaagaaatgtgtataa
- the LOC122839005 gene encoding duodenase-1-like isoform X1, translating to MKSLGYFLLLIILSCLAQTVRGNEIIHGKKVQDDSMQYMVSVQTNEGHVCGGFLISEEYVVTAAHCGGDELKYVLLGDHNLKSSKIKKVGVNSTCKPSDYVSLQYGKDIMLLRLSGNVLLNNDVKTVPLPLSKITLSDNQECSVAGWGKTEYSDHSNELRMANVLIINQQTCREQWGNNLPHNVICAGGFGIDKGFCQVCFLYFVFSDIIVRTSCDKCQMLNSSSLQGDSGGPLVCNGRAVGVVSFNRGFICRYPDVPNVYTDISKYLHWINKVVNEKKCV from the exons ATGAAGAGTCTGGGTTATTTCCTGCTGCTCATCATTCTGTCATGTCTCGCACAAACTG TCCGTGGGAATGAGATTATACATGGGAAAAAAGTCCAAGATGACTCGATGCAGTACATGGTCTCAGTGCAAACCAATGAAGGTCACGTATGTGGAGGATTTCTGATCAGTGAGGAATATGTGGTCACTGCAGCACACTGTGGTGGAGA tgaacTGAAATACGTTCTTCTGGGAGACCACAACCTCAAGAGTTCAAAGATAAAGAAAGTGGGAGTTAATTCCACATGCAAACCCAGTGATTATGTGAGCCTACAATATGGCAAAGACATCATGCTTCTTCGA cTCTCTGGGAATGTTCTTTTAAACAATGATGTGAAAACAGTCCCCCTTCCTTTGTCTAAAATAACCTTAAGTGATAATCAAGAATGCTCTGTCGCTGGATGGGGTAAAACTGAGTACAGCGATCACAGTAACGAACTGAGAATGGCGAACGTGTTAATCATAAACCAACAAACCTGCCGGGAGCAGTGGGGAAATAACCTTCCCCACAATGTGATCTGTGCTGGTGGATTTGGCATAGATAAAGGATTTTGTCAGgtctgctttttgtattttgtattttcagatataATAGTCCGGACATCATGTGATAAATGTCAAATGTTAAATTCTTCATCTTTGCAGGGTGATTCTGGTGGCCCTCTGGTGTGCAATGGGAGAGCTGTTGGTGTCGTGTCTTTCAACAGAGGTTTCATCTGTCGCTACCCGGATGTACCCAACGTCTACACGGATATTTCCAAATATCTTCATTGGATCAACAAAGTtgtgaatgaaaagaaatgtgtataa